A genomic stretch from Eptesicus fuscus isolate TK198812 chromosome 15, DD_ASM_mEF_20220401, whole genome shotgun sequence includes:
- the LOC103300003 gene encoding LOW QUALITY PROTEIN: D-3-phosphoglycerate dehydrogenase-like (The sequence of the model RefSeq protein was modified relative to this genomic sequence to represent the inferred CDS: inserted 4 bases in 3 codons), giving the protein MDFANLQKVLISDSLDPCCRRSCKMEGXVEKQNLSKEELIAELQDCEGLILRSATKVTVDVINAAEKRQVMGRASTCVYNMDLETTTRKGILVMNTPNGNSLSAAELTCGMIMCLARQIPQATASMKDVKWDRNKFMGTKLNGKTLGILGLGRIGREVAIRMQSFGMKTVGYDPIISPEVSASFGVQQLPLEEIWPLCDFITVHTPLLPSTTGLLNDSTFALCKKGVRMVNCALRGIVDEGALLQALQCSGAVLDVFPEEPPRDCALVDHENVISCPHLGTSIKEAQSRCREEIAVQFVDMVKGRALKGVVNAQALTSAFSPHTKPXIILAEALGTLMRAWAESPKGTIQAVMQGLFLKNAGNCLSPAVIVGFLKDTFNHADVNLVNAKLLVKEAGLNVTTSHNSTVPGEQGCREGLLSVALAGAPYQAVGFVQGTTPMLQALNRAAFRPEVPLRRDLPLLLFWGQPSNPAMLPTMIGLLAEAGIQLVSYQTSVVSNGEPXNLMGISSLLPGLDAWKQHVTEAFQFHF; this is encoded by the exons ATGGACTTTGCAAATCTACAGAAAGTGCTCATCAGTGACAGCCTGGACCCTTGCTGCCGAAGATCCTGCAAGATGGAGGG GGTGGAGAAGCAGAACCTGAGCAAAGAGGAGCTGATAGCTGAGCTGCAGGACTGCGAAGGCCTTATCCTCCGCTCGGCCACCAAGGTGACCGTGGATGTCATCAATGCAGCAGAGAAGCGCCAGGTGATGGGCAGGGCCAGCACCTGTGTGTACAACATGGATCTGGAGACCACCACGAGGAAGGGCATCCTGGTCATGAACACGCCCAATGGGAACAGTCTTAGTGCTGCAGAGCTCACCTGTGGGATGATCATGTGTCTGGCCAGGCAGATTCCCCAGGCAACAGCTTCGATGAAGGATGTCAAATGGGACCGAAATAAGTTCATGGGGACCAAGTTGAATGGAAAGACCCTGGGAATTCTTGGCCTGGGGAGGATCGGGAGAGAGGTGGCCATCCGGATGCAGTCCTTTGGGATGAAGACTGTAGGGTACGACCCCATCATCTCACCAGAGGTCTCGGCCTCCTTCGGCGTTCAGCAGCTGCCCTTGGAGGAGatctggcccctctgtgacttcatcactgtgcacacccctctcctgccctccacgACAGGCCTGCTGAACGACAGCACCTTCGCCCTGTGCAAGAAGGGCGTGCGCATGGTGAACTGTGCCCTCAGAGGGATCGTGGATGAGGgcgccctgctccaggccctgcagtGTTCAGGCGCAGTGCTGGATGTGTTCCCAGAGGAGCCGCCTCGGGACTGTGCCTTGGTGGACCACGAGAATGTCATCAGCTGCCCCCACCTGGGCACCAGCATCAAGGAGGCCCAGAGCCGCTGCAGGGAGGAGATCGCTGTCCAGTTCGTGGACATGGTAAAGGGGAGAGCCCTCAAGGGGGTCGTGAATGCCCAGGCCCTTACCAGCGCCTTCTCTCCACACACCAAAC TGATCATTCTGGCAGAAGCTCTGGGGACTCTGATGCGAGCCTGGGCAGAGTCCCCTAAAGGGACCATCCAGGCGGTAATGCAGGGCTTATTCTTGAAGAATGCTGGGAACTGCCTGAGCCCCGCAGTCATTGTCGGCTTCCTCAAAGACACTTTTAATCATGCAGATGTGAACTTGGTGAACGCCAagctgctggtgaaggaggccGGACTCAATGTAACCACCTCCCATAACTCCACTGTGCCAGGAGAGCAAGGATGCAGGGAAGGCCTCCTGAGTgtggccctggcaggtgcccccTACCAGGCTGTGGGCTTTGTCCAGGGCACCACACCTATGCTGCAGGCACTCAACAGAGCTGCCTTCAGACCAGAAGTGCCTCTCCGCAGGGATCTGCCACTGCTCCTGTTCTGGGGTCAGCCCTCCAACCCTGCCATGCTGCCTACCATGATtgggctcctggcagaggcaggcatACAGCTGGTGTCCTACCAGACCTCGGTGGTGTCCAATGGGGAGC TGAACCTCATGGGCATTTCCTCCCTGCTGCCCGGCCTGGACGCCTGGAAGCAGCATGTGACTGAGgcctttcagtttcatttctga